The DNA region ATACGGGGACATGGGGTCTTGCGTATACCTGGGGTAATTTACACTTGCAAATTACGGTGTATTACCGATATCAAGAATATCCAGAATTTCTATACTCTGTAGACACCCAGGATACTCTATCAGAACTGAATAGTAACAATATGAACAATATGCTTGTTGAAATGAACTCAACGAACCGAATTCATAAATCTCTATTTTTACTGCTTATCACCGTAGCGAGAGGCAAATAGAAAGCGGCCATTGTTGCGGCCGATGCTACAGTGTGGTACCGTAATTACACGGCCCCAGCGCAACCCGTGGTCCATTATTCGGCATTCCCACTTGGGAtcgtttcttcttctcttctcattttgttctcctgttcctgttttcttcttcttctcttatTCTCCCTTCTTCACTCCcatcctctcttctttttttactCTCCCTCGGGCTCATCTTTCAAGCCTTCTCATCTCCTCGCTcatccctctcctccccctcccccggCTCGTCACTAGCCCTGGGCTCCTAGTCCCAGTTGTGCTCTGCTTTTCCCCTTCGGTGACCTTTGGATCGGTTCTTCGTCCAGGACCTGCGACACGGTCCGAGCACTTTTTATCAGTCTCTCGTTGACGCTCCTTCGAATCGTGAATTTGCCCATCCACTCTTTCATATAAACGACCGCTTTTTCTCCCTTCAAACATCCGTTCGTTTCGGTGACGGCTGTGCGACTACGACAGCTGGTATTGATGTGTTATTGATTCTATCCAACGACCTATAATATCTTGATTATTTCCTTTCTATGCTCAAAAGTTCCCTACGTCCTAATTCATCCGTCAAAATGCCGATGTTGCGACTGAAAACAATCTTCCCCCTCGTGGCCCTCTTCTCTATTgggttcttcttctgggcCATGGAACGGTTTGATCGCGCTGCCTTCGTCCGATTCAAGCATCCCGTGGATCGCGTATCAACACCACCTCCTACCGCGCCTCAGATTCAGTTGCAACAGTCTGAAACTCCTcacccctcttcctcttcctcgtcctcgtccaaGGCCTGCGAATTCGAACCCGCTGGTCCCCCGCCGATGCCATTCACCGAATGGATTGAGCGCAAGAACTACACCCGCATGTACTTCCGTCCTCACCATGTGAACCCCAGAACTGAGTTCCGCTCCCTGGAGAGCATCGACCAGCCGGTCATGCCGCCCATGACTGTCTTGGAACGTGGCACTATTGTTTCGCAAGATAACGAGAACCCTAGCCTGCCCTGCCCATCGGTGATAGACGTCGATGTGGCTGCTGATGACACTATGGACGAGACTTCGAAGATGCTCTTTGGTTTGGCCACCACGGCTGATCGTCTGGACCGTCTCCTTCCCTCTCTGCTCTACTCCTACGGAGGCACCAAGGCTGGTCTGGTCGTTCTCGTCCCCGAGAGCGACGATGATATCCCCAAACAGGAGACCTACTTCCGCAACCGTGGCTTGGACGTGCGCTTGATCCAGTCTCCTTTGGACTTCACTGCTCGTTACTTCGGTATGGTCGAGGCATTCGCCAACATCATCCGCACGGAGCGTCCTCAGGTTCAGTGGCTTGGTTTCATGGATGATGACACTTTCTTCCTGTCTCTCCCCACCATTGCTGAAGAGCTGAAGCTCTTTGATGTGAACAAGAAGCACTACATTGGTACGCTCTCTGAGGCCAGCTGGCAGGTTGACACCTTCGGTCACATTGCTTTtggtggtgccggtgccTTCGTCTCGAAGCCGTTGCTCGATGTCCTCGAGACTTATTACGACGAGTGCCAGTCGTGGGGTGAGCAGCCTGGTGATCAGAAGCTTGGTCAGTGCATTCAGCGCTTTGGAGAGACCCCTCTTACTCTCTGGCCCTCTCTGTTCCAGATGGACATGAAGGGCGAAGTCGATGGTGTGTACGAGTCTGGTCGCAAGATTGAATCTATGCATCACTGGAACAGTTGGTACACCAAGGACGTGGTCAAGATGGTCACCGTCTCAGCTGCTGCTGGTCGCAAGTCGGTCCTCCGCCGCTGGGTCTTTGACCAGGAAGAATACATCAACGAGGCTACTGGTGGCTCGATTCGCCAGTTCTGGGTCTTTACAAACGGTTACTCTCTTGTGAAGTACACTTACGATGAATACACTCCCGACGACGCGATCAACTTCGACCAGACCGAGAAGACCTGGGAAGAAGACCCTCGTGGCTACGAAGCTCGTCTTGGTCCCCTCCGTCCTAAGGACCAGGAGGGTGTCACCAAGGACCGGTGGTTGCTCAAGGAAGCGTTTGTCGTCGGAGACAACGTGCACCAATGGTATGTGcgtgaagaggatgaaggcCACAGCGTGATTGAAGTTGTCTGGCTCGGCCCCaagggcggtggtggtgctggtgttggtcCTGGTGGATATCTCAAGGCTCCTTAAGTATAACAGCTTGATGAATTAGAAAAGGGCTCTGATACTGAGGCTGGTCCTTGGACATATGTGAaagcttttttttttttaaactTCTTCTTGCAcatgatttcttttttttttcttctactATTACCTTTTTCTTTATACTCTTTTTTTATGTTTTCATCTCCATCATTCTCTTATGATTTTCAACCCGTCGATTCACACCACCACCGGACCCGAAAGAGACGAGAGCAGAGATACAGACGCTGTTGCATGGATGTGGTTCCTCTTCTCCAAGAACTGATTTGCTTGGCATCCAACATTCTTGATTGTTGATTTAATTCGGCGTTGCATTGGCGGAGTCCCGAATGGCGCAGTTGATGATCGGAAACAGGTGTGGTTTTATATCGTCGTTCACGTTGCACTTGCTTTGAATTGAGTATCATGATCAATCCTCCACTTCTCGAGTCAttaccttttcttttccactcGTGTTCTTTGGCTTTTTTTGCTTTGACGAGGCACATTTCTATGTATGCATTTGTAAAAATAGACGCTTCTGGCCAGAGATGGTCTCTACATTTTCCtttcattttcattttctggAGATTAGCGTTAAATTTATGCAGAATATTACGATCCAGACTAGAATAGTGGTTCCCAATATCGTACAAGCTGAAATCAGGAGTTGCCACGGGGTGAGCAGAAAACCCGATTCAAGGAGGATTgccatgatcttctgtcgtGACGTTCAAGGAAGGATAGCCTCATAATGATTCCATTCCATCCTTGGCCAGGTCTGTCATGTGCCGGGCTTGTCCCACTACTCCGGCCAATCAGGGGGGCAGTCCCCGCAGCTGAATGCGGTATTGTGTATGTTTGCCTCATCGAGTATTCAGTATTCCTTGTTACTGTCAAGGAAA from Aspergillus chevalieri M1 DNA, chromosome 2, nearly complete sequence includes:
- the gfsA gene encoding glycosyltransferase family 31 protein (COG:S;~EggNog:ENOG410PPBC;~InterPro:IPR006740;~PFAM:PF04646;~TransMembrane:1 (i21-38o)), coding for MLKSSLRPNSSVKMPMLRLKTIFPLVALFSIGFFFWAMERFDRAAFVRFKHPVDRVSTPPPTAPQIQLQQSETPHPSSSSSSSSKACEFEPAGPPPMPFTEWIERKNYTRMYFRPHHVNPRTEFRSLESIDQPVMPPMTVLERGTIVSQDNENPSLPCPSVIDVDVAADDTMDETSKMLFGLATTADRLDRLLPSLLYSYGGTKAGLVVLVPESDDDIPKQETYFRNRGLDVRLIQSPLDFTARYFGMVEAFANIIRTERPQVQWLGFMDDDTFFLSLPTIAEELKLFDVNKKHYIGTLSEASWQVDTFGHIAFGGAGAFVSKPLLDVLETYYDECQSWGEQPGDQKLGQCIQRFGETPLTLWPSLFQMDMKGEVDGVYESGRKIESMHHWNSWYTKDVVKMVTVSAAAGRKSVLRRWVFDQEEYINEATGGSIRQFWVFTNGYSLVKYTYDEYTPDDAINFDQTEKTWEEDPRGYEARLGPLRPKDQEGVTKDRWLLKEAFVVGDNVHQWYVREEDEGHSVIEVVWLGPKGGGGAGVGPGGYLKAP